One window of Streptococcus troglodytae genomic DNA carries:
- the prfA gene encoding peptide chain release factor 1, with the protein MNIYDQLQTVEDRYEELGELLSDPDVVSDTKRFMELSREEANIRETVTVYREYKQVLQNIADAEEMIKDAGGDSELEEMAKEELKDSKAAKEDYEEKLKILLLPKDPNDDKNIILEIRGAAGGDEAALFAGDLLNMYQKYAENQGWKFEVMEASANGVGGLKEVVAMVSGQSVYSKLKYESGAHRVQRVPVTESQGRVHTSTATVLVMPEVEEVEYEIDPKDLRVDIYHASGAGGQNVNKVATAVRIIHLPTNIKVEMQEERTQQKNRDKAMKIIRARVADHFAQIAQDEQDAERKSTVGTGDRSERIRTYNFPQNRVTDHRIGLTLQKLDSILSGKLDEVIDALILYDQTQKLEELNK; encoded by the coding sequence ATGAATATTTATGATCAGCTTCAAACGGTTGAAGACCGCTATGAAGAATTAGGAGAGCTTTTGTCAGATCCAGATGTGGTTTCTGATACCAAACGTTTCATGGAATTATCACGAGAAGAAGCTAATATTCGCGAAACAGTCACTGTCTATCGCGAATATAAGCAAGTCCTTCAAAATATTGCCGACGCTGAAGAAATGATTAAGGATGCTGGTGGCGATTCTGAGCTTGAAGAAATGGCTAAAGAAGAATTAAAAGACTCGAAAGCAGCTAAGGAAGATTATGAAGAAAAATTGAAAATCCTTCTTTTGCCTAAAGATCCTAATGATGACAAAAACATCATCTTGGAAATTCGTGGTGCTGCAGGCGGTGATGAAGCCGCTCTTTTTGCTGGTGATCTTCTAAATATGTACCAAAAATATGCTGAAAATCAAGGCTGGAAGTTTGAGGTTATGGAGGCTTCTGCCAATGGTGTCGGCGGACTCAAGGAAGTTGTTGCTATGGTTTCAGGACAGTCTGTTTATTCTAAACTCAAATATGAATCGGGTGCTCATCGAGTTCAACGTGTTCCTGTAACAGAAAGTCAAGGTCGTGTCCATACTTCAACAGCAACAGTTCTTGTCATGCCTGAAGTTGAAGAAGTCGAATATGAAATAGATCCAAAAGACTTGCGTGTGGATATCTATCATGCTTCAGGTGCTGGTGGGCAAAATGTCAATAAAGTAGCAACTGCGGTTCGTATTATCCATTTGCCAACCAACATTAAAGTTGAAATGCAAGAAGAGCGCACCCAGCAGAAAAATCGTGATAAGGCTATGAAAATTATCCGTGCGCGTGTAGCAGACCACTTTGCGCAAATTGCTCAGGATGAACAGGATGCTGAACGAAAATCAACAGTTGGTACGGGAGACCGTTCAGAGCGTATTCGTACCTATAATTTTCCGCAAAACCGTGTCACAGATCACCGTATTGGGCTGACACTTCAAAAATTAGACAGTATTTTGTCAGGCAAGTTAGATGAAGTCATTGACGCTCTTATTCTTTATGATCAAACACAAAAATTAGAAGAGCTTAATAAATGA
- a CDS encoding FAD:protein FMN transferase: protein MQAQQTLYLMGTTINLMVEADNAKELVETACQLLKTYEHRFSANSDDSELMAVNHLAGVSPLQVQEDLFQLIKIGKKHSIEQPSNLNIAIGPLVQSWRIGFDDARLPDQAEIDKQLKLIDPHKIILDAQEQTVFLSQKGMKIDLGALAKGYIADKIITYLKIQGAASAMINLGGNLLVYGPNKKRPNGLWYIGIQDPKKPRNQNIGIVKIHDQSVVTSGIYERHLQVDGGDYHHIFDKNTGYPIETQMASLSIISDLSLDGEIWTTRLFGLPIPFVMETINQISHIEGIIITRDNRLAVSDGLKNTFSAFH, encoded by the coding sequence TTGCAAGCACAACAAACTTTATATCTGATGGGGACAACGATTAATCTCATGGTTGAAGCCGACAATGCTAAAGAACTTGTTGAGACTGCTTGCCAGCTTTTAAAGACTTACGAACATCGTTTCAGTGCCAATAGTGATGACTCAGAACTAATGGCTGTCAATCATTTGGCGGGTGTCAGTCCTCTACAAGTTCAAGAGGATTTGTTCCAATTAATTAAAATCGGGAAAAAACACAGCATTGAGCAACCAAGCAATCTCAATATTGCCATTGGACCTTTGGTGCAATCCTGGCGGATCGGTTTTGATGATGCCCGTCTTCCAGATCAGGCAGAGATAGATAAACAATTAAAGCTCATTGATCCGCACAAGATCATTTTGGATGCTCAAGAGCAGACGGTCTTCTTATCCCAAAAAGGCATGAAGATAGATCTCGGTGCTCTGGCCAAGGGCTATATTGCCGATAAGATTATCACCTATTTAAAAATTCAAGGCGCTGCTTCTGCTATGATTAATTTGGGTGGCAATCTTTTGGTTTATGGTCCTAATAAAAAACGTCCAAATGGTTTATGGTATATTGGAATTCAAGACCCCAAAAAACCACGAAATCAAAATATCGGTATTGTGAAAATTCATGACCAATCTGTTGTTACTTCTGGTATTTATGAACGTCATCTACAGGTTGATGGGGGAGATTATCACCATATTTTTGATAAGAATACAGGCTATCCCATCGAAACTCAAATGGCTAGTCTCAGCATTATCTCAGATTTATCGCTTGATGGCGAGATTTGGACAACACGTTTATTTGGTTTACCAATACCGTTTGTTATGGAAACCATTAATCAAATCAGCCATATTGAAGGAATTATTATCACTAGGGATAATCGACTTGCAGTTTCAGATGGTCTTAAAAACACTTTTTCCGCCTTCCATTAA
- a CDS encoding lysozyme family protein: protein MKKKLIRIILLGLLIFIGYQSFNTYQNVKKVLAYRPMVQEVLDENDTKTNENLVLAMIYTETKGREDDLMQSSESSSGIANTITDSRESVKQGITVLSENIEEAQNKKTDVWTAVQAYNFGKNYINYIAKHGGKNTIELAKRYSKEVVAPSLGNKQGETYRYYNLVAFYYGGGKLYKDGGNIYYAKQVKLNLSLIKFVSSFQGK from the coding sequence ATGAAAAAAAAGCTAATAAGAATCATTCTTTTGGGTCTTCTGATTTTTATCGGATATCAATCTTTTAACACCTATCAGAATGTCAAAAAAGTACTTGCTTACCGTCCTATGGTGCAAGAAGTTTTAGATGAAAACGATACTAAAACCAATGAAAATCTAGTTTTGGCCATGATTTATACCGAGACTAAAGGAAGAGAAGATGATTTGATGCAATCCAGTGAAAGTTCAAGTGGTATTGCTAATACCATTACCGATAGTCGCGAAAGTGTCAAACAAGGCATAACCGTTTTATCTGAAAATATAGAAGAAGCTCAGAATAAGAAAACGGATGTTTGGACAGCAGTACAAGCCTATAATTTCGGTAAAAATTATATTAACTACATTGCTAAACATGGTGGAAAAAACACGATTGAATTAGCTAAGCGTTATTCCAAAGAAGTTGTAGCACCTAGCCTTGGTAATAAACAGGGAGAAACTTACCGTTATTATAATTTGGTCGCCTTTTATTATGGTGGAGGGAAACTCTACAAGGATGGCGGTAATATTTATTATGCTAAACAAGTCAAGCTTAATCTTTCTTTGATTAAGTTTGTCAGCAGCTTTCAAGGGAAGTGA
- a CDS encoding NADPH-dependent FMN reductase, protein MKLIGLVGTNSKKSTNRQLLQYMQKHFADKADIELVEIKDIPIFNKPVDKKVPEQILKIAEKIETADGVIIGTPEYDHSIPAVLMSALAWLSYGIYPLLNKPVMITGASYGTLGSSRAQLQLRQILNAPEIKANVLPDEFLLSHSLQAFDKEGNLNDLDTFQKLDAIFDDFRLFVKITEKLSSAQELLHKEAENFNWESL, encoded by the coding sequence ATGAAACTCATTGGATTAGTTGGTACAAACTCAAAAAAATCCACCAACCGCCAATTACTGCAATACATGCAAAAACACTTTGCTGATAAGGCTGATATTGAATTGGTTGAAATTAAAGATATTCCTATTTTTAATAAACCAGTAGACAAAAAAGTTCCAGAACAAATCCTTAAAATAGCTGAGAAAATTGAAACTGCAGATGGTGTGATTATTGGCACGCCTGAATACGATCATTCTATTCCAGCTGTATTAATGAGTGCTCTGGCTTGGCTGTCATACGGTATTTACCCGCTCCTTAATAAACCTGTCATGATTACTGGGGCTTCTTACGGAACTTTAGGTTCATCTCGGGCTCAGCTACAACTTCGTCAAATTCTTAATGCGCCAGAAATTAAAGCTAATGTTCTTCCTGATGAATTTTTACTCTCTCACTCTCTGCAAGCATTTGACAAAGAAGGTAATCTTAATGATTTAGATACTTTCCAAAAACTTGATGCTATCTTTGATGATTTCCGTCTTTTCGTTAAAATCACTGAGAAACTATCAAGTGCCCAAGAACTTTTACATAAAGAAGCTGAAAATTTCAATTGGGAAAGTCTGTAA
- a CDS encoding phospho-sugar mutase yields MVYQENYQKWLAYAKLPDYLHQELLAMDEKTKEDAFYTNLEFGTAGMRGYIGAGTNRINIYVVRQATEGLAQLIETKGDDVKKRGVAIAYDSRHFSQEFAFESAQVLAKHGIKAYVFESLRPTPELSFTVRHLGTFAGIMVTASHNPAPFNGYKVYGEDGGQMPPADADALTDFIRAINDPFSIELANLEESKASGLIEVIGETVDTEYLKEVKDVNINQKLINEYGKDMKIVYTPLHGTGEMLARRALAQAGFDSVQVVEAQAVPDPDFSTVKSPNPENQEAFRLAEELGRQVDADVLVATDPDADRLGVEIRQADGSYKNLSGNQIGAIIAKYILEAHKTAGSLPTNAALCKSIVSTELVTKIAESYGATMFNVLTGFKFIAEKIQEFEEKHNHTYMFGFEESFGYLIKPFVRDKDAIQAVLIVAEIAAYYRSRGLTLADGIDEIYKEYGYFAEKTISVTLSGVDGATEIKKIMDKFRGDAPKQFNATDVVKIEDFQAQTATTADGVEKLTTPPSNVLKYILADDSWIAVRPSGTEPKIKFYIATVGNNSEDAQVKIANIEKEINDFVG; encoded by the coding sequence ATGGTATATCAAGAAAATTATCAAAAATGGTTAGCTTATGCTAAACTTCCTGACTATCTTCATCAAGAATTATTAGCAATGGATGAAAAGACTAAGGAAGATGCTTTCTATACTAATCTTGAGTTTGGTACAGCGGGCATGCGTGGTTATATTGGCGCTGGAACTAATCGGATCAACATTTACGTCGTTCGTCAGGCAACTGAAGGACTTGCCCAATTGATTGAGACCAAGGGAGATGACGTCAAAAAACGCGGTGTTGCTATTGCTTACGATTCCCGCCATTTCTCTCAAGAATTCGCCTTTGAATCTGCTCAGGTTTTAGCAAAGCATGGTATTAAAGCTTATGTCTTTGAATCTCTTCGTCCAACTCCAGAGCTATCATTTACTGTACGCCATTTAGGAACTTTTGCGGGTATTATGGTAACAGCCAGTCATAATCCTGCACCATTTAATGGTTATAAAGTTTATGGTGAAGATGGGGGACAAATGCCTCCTGCGGATGCAGATGCTCTAACAGATTTTATTCGTGCCATTAATGATCCGTTTTCAATTGAATTAGCTAATTTAGAAGAAAGCAAAGCTTCTGGATTAATTGAAGTTATCGGTGAAACTGTTGATACTGAGTACCTCAAAGAAGTTAAAGATGTCAATATCAACCAAAAATTGATTAACGAGTATGGTAAAGACATGAAAATTGTCTACACCCCACTTCATGGTACTGGTGAAATGTTGGCTCGTCGTGCTTTGGCACAAGCTGGTTTCGATTCCGTTCAAGTGGTTGAAGCTCAAGCAGTGCCAGACCCAGACTTCTCAACTGTCAAATCACCAAATCCAGAAAATCAAGAGGCTTTTCGTTTGGCTGAAGAGTTGGGACGTCAGGTTGATGCTGATGTTCTCGTTGCAACCGATCCAGATGCGGATCGTCTTGGCGTTGAAATTCGTCAAGCCGATGGTTCTTATAAGAATCTTTCTGGCAATCAAATTGGTGCTATCATCGCTAAATACATTCTTGAAGCGCACAAAACGGCTGGAAGTTTACCTACTAATGCTGCTCTTTGTAAATCAATCGTATCAACTGAATTAGTTACCAAGATTGCAGAAAGCTATGGAGCAACTATGTTTAATGTCTTGACTGGTTTCAAATTCATTGCTGAAAAAATTCAAGAATTCGAAGAAAAACACAACCACACTTACATGTTCGGTTTTGAAGAAAGCTTTGGTTACCTTATTAAACCTTTTGTTCGTGATAAAGATGCTATTCAGGCTGTATTAATTGTTGCTGAAATCGCAGCCTACTATCGCTCACGCGGTTTAACACTTGCTGATGGTATTGATGAAATTTACAAAGAATACGGCTACTTCGCTGAAAAAACCATTTCAGTTACTCTATCGGGTGTTGATGGCGCTACAGAGATTAAGAAAATCATGGATAAATTCCGTGGCGATGCTCCGAAACAATTTAACGCAACAGATGTCGTTAAAATAGAAGACTTCCAAGCTCAAACTGCTACAACTGCTGATGGGGTTGAAAAATTAACAACTCCTCCAAGCAATGTCTTAAAATACATACTTGCTGATGATTCTTGGATTGCCGTTCGTCCTTCAGGTACCGAGCCGAAAATCAAATTCTACATCGCAACTGTTGGTAATAACTCAGAAGATGCGCAAGTTAAAATTGCTAATATCGAAAAAGAAATTAATGATTTCGTCGGATAG
- the prmC gene encoding peptide chain release factor N(5)-glutamine methyltransferase, translating to MNYGQVFAQYESELEALGEEKESLAYVFKDCKGWNQTDFILQQPQEIAEADLTKLEEIMQQLRQHIPAQYITGKAYFADLILSVDERVLIPRPETEELVKLILKENQHRSSAKLLDIGTGSGAIALALAKAQPDWRVWASDISEDALNLAQENATVNQAAVTFLHSDIFSQISDKYDIIVSNPPYISLRDQDEVEQNVLAHEPHLALFADNDGLAFYQKLALEAERYLKLTGKIYLEIGYKQGKAVSQLFERQFPNKRVRLLQDSFGKDRMVVVDDG from the coding sequence ATGAATTATGGACAAGTTTTCGCCCAATATGAATCAGAACTTGAAGCTTTGGGAGAAGAAAAGGAAAGTTTGGCCTATGTTTTTAAAGATTGTAAGGGCTGGAATCAGACAGATTTTATCCTTCAACAGCCACAAGAAATTGCTGAAGCGGATCTGACTAAACTTGAAGAAATCATGCAACAATTAAGACAGCATATCCCTGCTCAATATATCACAGGAAAAGCTTACTTTGCTGATTTAATCCTATCGGTTGATGAACGTGTTTTGATTCCCAGGCCAGAAACAGAAGAATTAGTCAAGCTTATCTTAAAAGAAAATCAGCATAGAAGCTCTGCTAAACTTTTAGACATTGGTACAGGCAGCGGTGCTATTGCTTTAGCTCTTGCAAAAGCTCAGCCAGATTGGCGAGTATGGGCTAGCGATATTTCAGAAGATGCTCTCAATTTAGCACAGGAAAACGCTACTGTTAATCAAGCAGCTGTGACTTTTTTGCACTCAGATATTTTTAGTCAAATTTCAGATAAATACGATATTATTGTTTCTAACCCACCTTATATTTCTTTAAGGGATCAAGATGAAGTTGAACAGAATGTCTTGGCACACGAACCCCATTTAGCTCTTTTTGCTGATAATGATGGTTTAGCTTTCTATCAGAAATTAGCTTTAGAAGCTGAGCGTTATTTAAAGCTTACAGGTAAAATTTACTTAGAAATTGGTTACAAACAAGGGAAAGCAGTTTCTCAGCTTTTTGAAAGACAGTTCCCAAATAAGCGTGTTCGCCTTTTGCAGGATAGTTTTGGCAAGGATAGAATGGTTGTGGTTGACGATGGATAA
- a CDS encoding ABC transporter ATP-binding protein — protein sequence MKQLFIYFKGYIKDAILGPVFKLLEASFELLVPLVIAKMVDRYIPHNDKNHLYLMIFFLFVLACSNIVVAIIAQYCSAKAAVGYTKQLSQSLFQKIMRLPKEKRDELTTSSLVTRLVSDTFQIQTGINQFLRLFLRAPIIVFGSVLMAFLISSRITIWFFLMVFVLFALVYLMSVVVNPLYDKIRRLTDKIVGLTREQLEGSRVIRAFGQIKAEEDNFQKTNQDYTDWQIKTGYISTLITPLTYLAVNVTLIVVIWQGQIAISHHYLSQGMLIALVNYLLQILVELLKLTMLVSSLNQSFISARRITQVFDQEEEDILASLQSQFVSDDVLIKVTDMTFSYPQAAKSALERISFAVGQGEFFGIIGGTGSGKSSLIQVLLRLYLPQKGNVAIFKDKRSAKTIKEWRSWVSLVPQKAELFTGTIRSNLLLSTEKEVSDEQLWQALDIAQASDFVNQKSGKLDAQVEAFGRNFSGGQRQRLTIARALLKEAPLLILDDATSALDYLTEAKLLQAIKDNFKKTTLIMVSQRTNSLSKADNILVLDQGKQVALADHASLLQNCPLYKEIHYSQHPQEEVVK from the coding sequence ATGAAACAATTGTTTATTTACTTCAAGGGATATATTAAAGATGCTATTCTTGGTCCTGTATTTAAGCTCTTAGAAGCCTCTTTTGAATTGCTAGTTCCTTTGGTTATTGCCAAAATGGTTGATCGTTATATTCCTCATAATGATAAAAATCATCTTTATTTGATGATTTTCTTTCTGTTTGTACTAGCTTGTTCCAATATTGTTGTGGCAATTATTGCCCAATATTGTTCTGCTAAAGCAGCAGTGGGCTATACTAAACAGCTTAGTCAAAGTCTTTTTCAAAAAATCATGCGCTTACCCAAGGAAAAACGCGATGAATTGACAACATCAAGTTTAGTGACACGTTTAGTTAGTGATACCTTTCAAATTCAAACTGGAATCAATCAATTTTTGCGTCTTTTTCTCAGAGCACCGATTATTGTTTTTGGTTCAGTCTTGATGGCTTTTCTAATTAGTTCCAGAATTACCATTTGGTTTTTCTTGATGGTTTTTGTCCTTTTTGCTTTAGTTTATCTCATGTCTGTTGTGGTCAATCCTCTCTATGATAAGATTCGCCGTCTAACTGATAAAATTGTTGGTTTAACTCGCGAACAATTAGAAGGAAGTCGTGTCATTCGTGCTTTTGGTCAAATAAAAGCAGAAGAGGATAATTTTCAAAAAACGAACCAAGATTACACGGATTGGCAAATTAAAACGGGTTATATTTCCACCTTAATAACACCTTTGACTTATTTAGCTGTCAATGTCACCTTGATTGTTGTCATTTGGCAGGGACAAATTGCTATTTCACATCATTATTTGAGTCAGGGAATGCTAATTGCGCTAGTCAATTATTTGCTGCAAATCCTGGTAGAGCTTTTAAAATTAACGATGTTGGTCTCTTCTTTAAATCAGAGTTTTATCAGCGCTAGAAGGATTACTCAGGTTTTTGACCAAGAGGAAGAAGATATTTTAGCGTCTTTGCAGTCTCAATTCGTTTCGGATGATGTCCTTATTAAAGTGACAGATATGACTTTTTCTTATCCTCAGGCTGCTAAATCAGCTCTTGAAAGAATTTCTTTTGCTGTTGGACAAGGAGAATTCTTTGGTATTATTGGCGGAACTGGTTCTGGAAAGTCTAGTTTAATTCAAGTTCTGTTGCGTCTTTATCTTCCTCAAAAGGGCAATGTCGCTATTTTTAAGGACAAAAGGAGTGCAAAAACCATCAAGGAATGGCGAAGTTGGGTTAGTCTGGTTCCTCAAAAGGCAGAACTTTTCACAGGAACGATTCGTTCTAATTTATTGCTTAGTACAGAAAAAGAAGTCAGCGATGAGCAGCTTTGGCAGGCACTTGATATAGCTCAGGCTAGCGATTTTGTTAATCAGAAGTCAGGAAAACTTGATGCCCAAGTAGAAGCTTTTGGAAGGAATTTTTCAGGCGGACAGAGACAACGTTTGACTATTGCTAGAGCTTTATTAAAAGAAGCCCCTTTGCTGATACTAGATGACGCCACTTCAGCTCTTGATTATTTAACAGAAGCAAAACTCTTACAGGCTATCAAAGATAATTTTAAGAAGACGACACTCATTATGGTATCTCAAAGAACTAACAGTCTTTCTAAGGCAGATAATATTTTGGTTTTGGATCAAGGAAAGCAAGTGGCACTAGCCGATCATGCTAGCCTTTTACAAAATTGTCCGCTTTATAAGGAAATTCATTACTCGCAACATCCGCAAGAGGAGGTTGTCAAATGA
- a CDS encoding thymidine kinase: MAQLYYKYGTMNSGKTIEILKVAHNYEEQGKPVVIMTSSLDTRDGFGVVASRIGMRREAVTITDDMDVFAYIENMPEKPYCVLIDECQFLSKKNVYDLAKIVDELDVPVMAFGLKNDFQNHLFEGSRELLLLADKIEEIKTICQFCSKKATMVLRTENGKPIYEGNQIQIGGNETYIPVCRKHYFHPLIKD, translated from the coding sequence TTGGCACAGTTATATTATAAATATGGGACTATGAATTCAGGTAAGACAATCGAAATTTTAAAGGTTGCTCATAATTATGAAGAGCAAGGAAAGCCTGTCGTCATTATGACGAGCAGTCTGGACACGCGAGATGGATTTGGTGTGGTAGCTAGTAGAATTGGCATGCGACGTGAAGCAGTTACTATTACAGATGACATGGATGTTTTTGCTTATATTGAAAACATGCCTGAAAAACCCTATTGTGTGCTGATTGATGAGTGTCAGTTTTTAAGTAAGAAAAATGTTTATGATTTAGCAAAGATTGTTGATGAATTGGATGTACCTGTTATGGCCTTTGGATTGAAAAATGATTTCCAAAATCATCTTTTTGAAGGGTCACGTGAACTCTTGCTTTTGGCTGATAAGATTGAGGAAATCAAAACGATCTGTCAATTTTGCTCCAAAAAAGCAACCATGGTTTTAAGGACAGAAAATGGCAAGCCTATTTACGAAGGGAATCAAATTCAAATCGGCGGTAATGAAACTTATATTCCTGTCTGCCGCAAACATTACTTTCATCCCTTAATCAAAGACTAA
- a CDS encoding ABC transporter ATP-binding protein, producing MKAKNNKNTLKRLTADLLKQRILVFLALLGTLIQVSLTVYLPVLIGRAVDAVLAKNVQKILPTILVSMILVVAFNTIIQWINPLIYNRLIFTYSQKLRQNIIEKLYRLPLSYLDKHSSGDLVSRMTTDVEQLSNGLLMVFNQFFVGILTILLTIITMAKLDFLMMVLVLALTPLSLFVARFIAQRSYHLYQRQTRARGAFTQHIEESLRQESLIQSFNAQEQFIHTFDHLNSEYAKYSQGAIFYSSTVNPATRFINALIYALLAGIGALRIMNGNFTVGQLTTFLNYVTQYTKPFNDISAVLSELQSALACAERLYMILDERDAKDGGKKELVSESVRGAITFDKISFGYDEKQTLIKDLSVNIPQGSKVAIVGPTGAGKSTLINLLMRFYDLREGQILLDGQAITDYSKASYRQQIGMVLQETWLKTATVLENIAFGYPEASREQVIAAAKAANADFFIKQLPQGYDTFLVDAGESLSQGQRQLLTIARIFVHIPKILILDEATSSIDTRTEILVQEAFEKLMKGRTSFIIAHRLSTIQSADLILVMVDGNIVEQGNHKDLMQKKGVYYQMQTAQDSLES from the coding sequence ATGAAGGCTAAAAATAATAAAAATACTTTAAAGCGCTTGACTGCTGACCTTCTTAAGCAAAGAATTTTGGTTTTTCTTGCCTTATTGGGTACCTTGATTCAGGTCAGCCTAACGGTTTATCTCCCAGTTCTAATTGGGCGAGCAGTTGATGCTGTTCTTGCTAAAAATGTCCAGAAAATCTTACCGACAATCCTAGTTAGTATGATTCTTGTTGTCGCTTTTAATACCATTATCCAATGGATCAATCCCTTAATTTACAATCGTTTGATTTTCACTTATAGTCAGAAACTTCGGCAGAATATCATTGAAAAACTTTATCGTCTCCCTTTATCTTATTTGGATAAGCATTCGTCAGGTGATTTAGTCAGTCGTATGACAACGGATGTTGAACAATTATCCAACGGACTTTTGATGGTTTTTAATCAGTTTTTCGTAGGTATTTTGACTATTTTGTTAACCATCATAACAATGGCGAAGCTAGACTTTTTAATGATGGTTTTGGTACTGGCCTTAACACCACTTTCCTTATTTGTCGCTCGTTTTATTGCTCAAAGGAGTTATCATCTTTATCAAAGACAAACCAGAGCCAGAGGAGCATTTACTCAACATATTGAGGAGAGTCTTCGTCAGGAAAGTTTGATTCAAAGCTTCAATGCTCAAGAACAATTTATTCACACTTTTGATCATCTCAATAGCGAATATGCGAAGTATTCACAAGGTGCTATTTTCTATTCATCTACAGTCAATCCCGCGACACGTTTTATCAATGCCTTAATTTATGCGCTCTTAGCTGGTATCGGAGCATTACGCATTATGAATGGGAATTTTACTGTGGGTCAATTGACCACTTTCTTGAATTATGTCACTCAATATACCAAACCCTTCAATGACATTTCAGCCGTTCTATCTGAATTACAAAGTGCTTTAGCATGTGCAGAACGTCTTTATATGATTCTCGATGAAAGGGATGCTAAGGATGGTGGCAAGAAAGAATTAGTCAGTGAATCTGTTAGAGGTGCTATTACTTTTGATAAGATTAGTTTTGGTTATGATGAGAAACAGACTCTGATTAAGGATTTATCTGTCAATATTCCACAAGGTTCCAAAGTGGCTATCGTTGGTCCTACGGGGGCTGGAAAATCAACTCTCATTAATTTGCTAATGCGATTTTATGATTTGCGAGAAGGGCAAATACTGCTAGATGGGCAAGCAATCACTGATTATAGTAAAGCTTCTTATCGTCAGCAGATTGGTATGGTCTTACAAGAAACTTGGCTGAAAACGGCTACTGTTCTGGAAAATATCGCCTTTGGTTATCCTGAAGCTAGCCGTGAACAAGTGATTGCAGCAGCAAAAGCAGCTAATGCCGATTTCTTTATAAAACAACTTCCTCAAGGTTACGATACTTTTTTGGTCGATGCAGGAGAATCCCTATCACAGGGGCAAAGGCAATTGTTAACGATAGCACGAATTTTTGTCCATATTCCTAAAATATTAATCTTGGATGAAGCAACTTCCTCCATTGATACACGAACAGAAATCTTGGTTCAAGAAGCTTTTGAAAAGCTTATGAAGGGACGGACCAGCTTTATTATTGCACATAGATTGTCAACTATTCAAAGCGCAGACCTTATCTTAGTTATGGTAGATGGCAATATTGTTGAACAAGGAAATCATAAAGATTTGATGCAGAAAAAAGGTGTCTATTATCAAATGCAGACAGCACAGGATAGCCTTGAAAGCTAA
- a CDS encoding 4-oxalocrotonate tautomerase produces MPFVKIDLFEGRSQEQKIQLAREVTEVVSRVAKAPKEAIHVFINDMPEGTYYPHGEMKKKG; encoded by the coding sequence ATGCCATTTGTTAAAATTGACCTTTTTGAGGGTCGTAGCCAAGAACAAAAAATCCAGCTTGCTCGCGAAGTAACTGAGGTAGTATCTCGTGTTGCAAAAGCACCTAAAGAAGCAATTCACGTTTTTATTAATGATATGCCTGAAGGAACCTATTATCCTCATGGAGAAATGAAGAAAAAAGGTTAG
- a CDS encoding L-threonylcarbamoyladenylate synthase has protein sequence MDKIEEALREGQAVVLPTETVYGLFAQALSKRAVDNVYALKKRPREKAMNLNVASLEDILAFSKEVPAYLAELYKAFLPGPLTIILKANEKVPAWINGGLPTVGFRVPAHPQTLAYIKQTGPLIGPSANLSGQASGLVYQEIQSAFANCLLGIQDDKAIKGRDSTILDISGSRAKILRQGALTQDAIQVRVKEIIF, from the coding sequence ATGGATAAAATTGAAGAAGCACTTAGAGAAGGACAGGCAGTTGTTTTGCCGACAGAAACCGTCTATGGTCTCTTTGCTCAAGCCTTGAGTAAAAGAGCTGTTGATAATGTTTATGCTTTGAAAAAACGGCCACGTGAAAAAGCAATGAACTTAAACGTTGCTTCTTTAGAGGATATTTTGGCTTTTTCCAAAGAGGTTCCAGCTTATTTGGCAGAACTCTACAAAGCTTTTTTACCGGGGCCCTTAACCATTATCTTGAAAGCTAATGAAAAAGTACCAGCTTGGATTAATGGCGGTTTACCAACTGTTGGTTTCAGAGTCCCTGCCCACCCTCAAACTCTAGCCTATATCAAACAAACTGGTCCTTTAATTGGTCCTTCCGCTAATTTATCTGGTCAGGCAAGCGGTTTGGTTTATCAGGAAATTCAATCAGCTTTTGCTAATTGTTTATTAGGCATTCAGGATGATAAGGCGATAAAAGGAAGAGACTCGACTATTTTAGATATTTCAGGTTCACGAGCAAAGATTCTGAGACAAGGAGCGCTTACACAGGACGCTATTCAAGTGCGCGTGAAAGAGATAATATTTTAA